The genomic region TCGACCAGACGCCCCGGCGGCTGACCTCGCAGCAAGCGGCGATGCTTCAGGTGCTGGCCTCCCAGGTCGCCGGACGAATGGAGCTCCAGCGGCGCATCGCGATGCAGGACCAGCTGATCGCCGAGCGCGCCCTGGCGCAGGAGGCTCTGCTTCAGCGCGAGGAAGAACTCAAAGTCATTGTCGAGCATGCGGCGGACGGCGTTTATCTCTTCGACCCCGACACGCGCCGCATCATCAAATCGAACGCCGCCTTTCGCGCGATGCTCGGTTACTCCGAAGCGGAGATGGCCCACCTCACGATCTACGATATCATCGGGCATGTTCGGTCCAGCATCGACCGGAATATCCGGGCGCTTTCGCAGGGCGAGGAGGTCGCTCTCGGGGAGCGGCAGTATCTGCGCAAGGACGGCTCCCTCGTGGTCGTCGAAATCAGCGGACGCGTCATCAAGTATGAGGATCGGCTCGCGGTGTGCGTCGTGACCCATGATCTGACGTTGCAGCGCGCGTCGGACGGCGCGCGTCGGTCGGCCGAAGCAGGCTATCAAAGTCTGTTCGAGAACGCGGCGGAAGGCATCTTCCAGACAACTCCCCAGGGACGGTATTTCCGGGCGAACTCCGCGCTGGCCCGGATCTACGGTTATGAAACGCCTCGGCAGATGATGGATGAGATCGCCGACGTCTCGACGCAGCTTTATGTGGAGGAGGGGCGCCGTGATGAGTTCGCGCGCCTGATGAGCGAGCAGGGCGGCGTGACCAACTTTGAGTCGCAGATCCGGCGCAGGGACGGCGGCGTGATATGGATCGCCGAAAGCGCGCGCCCGGTGTTCAACGATCACGGTCTTCTGGCCTATTACGAAGGCTTCGTGCAGGATATTTCCGACCGCAAAGCCTGGGAGACGCAGCGGGAGCAAGATCTGCGCGAAGCTCAGTTTCGCGCGGATCACGATTCGCTGACGGATCTGTGGAACCACCGCGCCTTTCATAAGCAGGCGCAGCAGCGCATCGATGAAGCCGCGCTCCATGGCGGCGCGCTGGCGCTGGTGATGATCGACATCGATAACTTTGAATACTTTAACAGTTTGTACGGCCATGGCGCCGGCGACGAAGTGCTGCGCATGGTCGCCGCGCGCTTGCAGTCGGTCTGCGGCGCCCGCGACGTGGCGGCTCGCTTTGGCGGCGATGAGTTCGCTTTGCTGATCGACGATGTGGGCGTTCGCTCAAGAAGCGATGTGGAGCGAGGGCTGAAGGACGGGCTGGGCGGTTTGACGTTTCGACCGGAAGGGCACGACAAGCAGATCCCGGTGACTTGCTCGGTGGGCGCGGCTGTTTCTCCCACGGAGGGGGAGCGCCGTCTTGACCTTCTGCGTGTCGCGGATGAACGGCTGCGGCGGGCGAAAACGGGCGGCGCGGAGGAAACGGGCGCGGACCAGATGCGCGCGTATCTGCATCAGTCGATTGACGGGTTCTCCATGCTCGATGCGCTGGTCAACGCGGTGGACAACAAAGACCGGTACACCCGCCGGCACTCCGAGGATGTCATGGATCACTGCCTGGCGATCGCGCGCGTGCTGGGGATGGACGAAGAAGGGCGGCATACGCTCGCCGTCGCCGCGCTGCTACACGATGTCGGCAAGATCGGCGTGCCGGACGCCATTTTGCGCAAGCCGGGGAATCTCACCGACACCGAATACGCCGCGGTCAAGCAGCATCCGCAGATGGGCGCGGCGATCGTATCCGCCGTGCCGGGACTGGAAGCGACCCTGGACGCCGTTCGGCATCACCATGAATGCTACAACGGCAAGGGGTACCCGATGGGGCTGTGCGGCGAGGAGATCCCGCTGATCGCCCGCATCATGGCGGTGGCGGACGCTTACTCCGCGATGACGATGGATCGTCCCTACCGAAAAGGCATGGACCCCGAGCGAGCGCTCTCCATTTTGGCGAACGGGGTCGGCGAGCAGTGGGATGAACGCTGTGTGAACGCATTCCTTCAGGCGCATGACGATGAGAGAACCCCCGCCGCGTACACCCTCCAGGCGGCGTAAGGCGCCCGTTACTGGCGGCGCGCCATCAGCACGGCGACATCGTCTCGGAACGCGCCGTTCGCAAACGCGGCCGCCTGGGAGACCAGCGCCTCCGCCTGCGCTTGAATGTCGGTGTTCGCCGGCGTCCGCGCCAGCAGGCGCCTCAGGCCCGCCGCGCCCAGCAGCTCCAGACGGCTCGGCCCCGCTTCGCTGATCCCGTCCGTATAGAGCAGCAGCGCGTCGCCCGCCGCGAGCGTGACGCTTTGCTCCTCGTACTCCGCATTTTCCGCCACGCCCAGCGGCGTACTCATCATCTCCAGCGCTTCGACGGATCCCGCCGCGCGCCGAATCAGCGCGGGCTCGTGCCCGCAGGAGCAAAAGACGATCTGCCCTGTGGACGCATCGTAGACGCCGATCCACGCGGTGACGAATCCGATCAGCAGATCGTGGGCGGTCACGATGGAGTTGAGCGCCGTGGCGGCCTGCGCGGGAGCGCGATAGAGATACAGCGTGGTGCGCAGACTATTGCGGATCAGGGCGAGCTGCTGGGCGGCGGCGAGCCCCTTGCCCGATACATCGCCGATCACGATCGCGTACAGCTCTTTGTCGAGGGCAAAGACATCCATGAAGTCTCCGCCGACCGACGCCTCATTCAGCGCGGCGCGGGTGAAGGACCCGATATCCAGTCCAAGGACATGCTTGGGGATCGCCGGCTGAAGGGCGTCCTGAAGATGGACGGCGATCTGATGCTCGCGCTGCTGGATGCGCGCCGCCTCGATCCCGACCCGCAGCTGAGTCGCCACAGCTTCGACCAGCCGGACTTCCTCGTCGGTCCAGTCACGCGCCTCGTCCGCCATAGTGGCGGTCAGAGTCGCCATCAATCCGGAGGCGTCCGCCAGGGCCACCGATACGCGCGACCGAATTTGCAGCTCCTCCATGTTGGCGAGCGTCTGCGCGGAGAGCGACGAATCCTGGGCGTCCGGGATGACGGAAGTGCTGGACCCCGCATACAATTCGTGGAACATCTCCGCGGTGTTGGCGAAGGGATATTCGCCTTCCACGGACGGCAAGTGAGAGCGGCGCCAGTCGCGGAGGATTCGGACCGTACCGCGCGTTAAGTCATAAAGGGCGATGTAGCACCGGTCCGCGCCCAGCGCGTCGCCCAGCATCGTGGCCGCCATTTCCTGGATCGTCTCGGGATCCGACGATCCCCGCAAGGCTTCGCCGATCCGATTCAGCAGCGCCTCGCGCTCGGCGCGGGCGCGCTGTTCCGCGAGCAGCCGTTCGCGCTCCTCCTCCGCCTTTTTCCGCGCGTTGACATTCTGGAAGAAAATCGAGAGGCCGCTTTCCGATGGATAAGCCCGCACGTCAAACCAGCTCTCCAGCGGCGGGAAAAACTCCTCGAACGCCACGGAGACTCGGTTCTGTACGGCGTGACGGTACTGGCGCTCGAACGTCGATCCCACCGCCTCCGGAAACACATCCCAGAAGTTCTTATGGAGCATCTCCTCGCGCGTCCGCCGCACGACCACCTCCGCCTGATCGTTGACGTAGGTAAAGCGCCAGTCGGTGTCGAGCGCGATGAACGCATCGGTAATCGACTCGAGAATACGAGTGATGCTCTCGTGGGCTTCGCGCCGCTCCTCGGCCTCGCGCGCGGCGGCGTTCTGCTGGCGGATGACCTCCACGGTCAGCCACGTCCGCTCCACCACCGCCTGGAGCATCTCTACTTCTTCGGGATCCCACTGCCTGGGCGTGGGGTGGTGGACCGCGATGACCGACACAAGGCGGGAGGAAAGGACCACGGGAGCGGTGATGTGCGAGCGGATGCCGATGGATTCATACATGGCGACGTTCGACTCGATCACCCGCAGAGGGTCAAGCCGGACGTCCTCCACGGACACAGCTCGGCCCGCCTGATACTCCGCGACGACAAACGGGCCAAACGCGGAGAAAGGAAAGACGCCCACGATGCTCGCCACGGAGTCGTCTCGGCAGTAATCGGCGACAATCGTGCAGGTGTCGGCGACGAGGTCGATCTCGCCGAAGACGCAGCGCCCGACACCGAGGAATTGCCCCGCCGCGCGCACGGCGTCCGCGATCACTTCCTCGGGGTCCGAGAGCTTGCGCTGACGCTCCGCAAGATCGGCCAGGAACCGCTCGCGCGCGGCGCGCCGGTTCATCGCCTCCTCGTTCGCCTTGCGGGCCGAGATATCTAGGGTGATCCCGTCGAAGCGAACTGGGACGCCGTCGTCCTGGTAATG from Capsulimonas corticalis harbors:
- a CDS encoding HD domain-containing phosphohydrolase, yielding MSAPLPPNEPDRLEWLRQSRILETPSEGAFDGVTRLAAEVCGVPIAAISILDREHQWYQSIVGVDLRQTPREGAFCAHTILQSEMLIVEDTTRDERFAGNPFVLGAPHVRFYAGAPLITSEGLAIGSLCVIDQTPRRLTSQQAAMLQVLASQVAGRMELQRRIAMQDQLIAERALAQEALLQREEELKVIVEHAADGVYLFDPDTRRIIKSNAAFRAMLGYSEAEMAHLTIYDIIGHVRSSIDRNIRALSQGEEVALGERQYLRKDGSLVVVEISGRVIKYEDRLAVCVVTHDLTLQRASDGARRSAEAGYQSLFENAAEGIFQTTPQGRYFRANSALARIYGYETPRQMMDEIADVSTQLYVEEGRRDEFARLMSEQGGVTNFESQIRRRDGGVIWIAESARPVFNDHGLLAYYEGFVQDISDRKAWETQREQDLREAQFRADHDSLTDLWNHRAFHKQAQQRIDEAALHGGALALVMIDIDNFEYFNSLYGHGAGDEVLRMVAARLQSVCGARDVAARFGGDEFALLIDDVGVRSRSDVERGLKDGLGGLTFRPEGHDKQIPVTCSVGAAVSPTEGERRLDLLRVADERLRRAKTGGAEETGADQMRAYLHQSIDGFSMLDALVNAVDNKDRYTRRHSEDVMDHCLAIARVLGMDEEGRHTLAVAALLHDVGKIGVPDAILRKPGNLTDTEYAAVKQHPQMGAAIVSAVPGLEATLDAVRHHHECYNGKGYPMGLCGEEIPLIARIMAVADAYSAMTMDRPYRKGMDPERALSILANGVGEQWDERCVNAFLQAHDDERTPAAYTLQAA
- a CDS encoding SpoIIE family protein phosphatase, whose translation is MKDNSSEYSVESLPQALRQNEEMLSLILDNVKDIVFLLQVRPEGIYRFLFVNPPFLLATGLREDQVVGRDLQDVIPMPALTLVLGKYAEAIRERRAVEWRETSVYPAGERVGEVQAIPIFDERDRCTQIIGMVHDVTERTRAEEALRRSEGNLQLVVEGPRIGAFYCDWPLDKIVLNNACKEHFFLPPDAEVDFELFYSRLHPDDREPTRRAIDRALAERVDYDVEYRTLAPDGRTRWVGAVGRFHYQDDGVPVRFDGITLDISARKANEEAMNRRAARERFLADLAERQRKLSDPEEVIADAVRAAGQFLGVGRCVFGEIDLVADTCTIVADYCRDDSVASIVGVFPFSAFGPFVVAEYQAGRAVSVEDVRLDPLRVIESNVAMYESIGIRSHITAPVVLSSRLVSVIAVHHPTPRQWDPEEVEMLQAVVERTWLTVEVIRQQNAAAREAEERREAHESITRILESITDAFIALDTDWRFTYVNDQAEVVVRRTREEMLHKNFWDVFPEAVGSTFERQYRHAVQNRVSVAFEEFFPPLESWFDVRAYPSESGLSIFFQNVNARKKAEEERERLLAEQRARAEREALLNRIGEALRGSSDPETIQEMAATMLGDALGADRCYIALYDLTRGTVRILRDWRRSHLPSVEGEYPFANTAEMFHELYAGSSTSVIPDAQDSSLSAQTLANMEELQIRSRVSVALADASGLMATLTATMADEARDWTDEEVRLVEAVATQLRVGIEAARIQQREHQIAVHLQDALQPAIPKHVLGLDIGSFTRAALNEASVGGDFMDVFALDKELYAIVIGDVSGKGLAAAQQLALIRNSLRTTLYLYRAPAQAATALNSIVTAHDLLIGFVTAWIGVYDASTGQIVFCSCGHEPALIRRAAGSVEALEMMSTPLGVAENAEYEEQSVTLAAGDALLLYTDGISEAGPSRLELLGAAGLRRLLARTPANTDIQAQAEALVSQAAAFANGAFRDDVAVLMARRQ